Within the Arthrobacter sp. UKPF54-2 genome, the region GCAAAGAGCAGGCTGTAGAGGACCGACGCGATCTCGTGGTCCGAGATTTCTGCGCCGTCCTGCTGTGCCTTGACCAGGTCCGCGGTGAGGTTGTCGCCGCCTTCCTCGTGCGCCACCCGGACCAGGCGCAGGCATTCCTGCCAGTACTCGACCAGGTTGTGGGCGTGCGGAATCTGTTCCTCGTCGCTGAGGTCGCCCCAGGTCATCGCCGCGCGGGAGTCGCTCCAGCGCTTGAACGTGTCCACCTGGGACACGTCCGCGCCGATCAGTGTGAGGATGGTGATGGTCGGGACATCGTAGGCGAGGTCCTTGACCATGTCGCCGCGCTGTTCCGCCCGGGAAAGCATCGTCTCGAGCAGCCCGACGACGTTCTGCCGGATGAAAGGTTCCAGCGCCTTGTAGCGGCGGGGTGTGAAGGCTTTCTGGACCACGGCGCGGATCCGGGTGTGCTCCGGCGGGCGCCGGGCGGACAGGCCCGAGTAAGCGGTGAATCCGCCGTCCTCCATGATTTTCTTGGCCGCGGCACCGCGTTCCCGGACCGGGGCCTGGGCGTTCTCGCTGGAGAAGGTCTCCCAGTCCTCGAAGACGGCCTTGATGTCGTCATAGCGGGACACAACGTAGAGGCCCGTCCGCTCATCGAACATGACCGGCTGCTCGGCCCGGAGTTCGGCGTAGGCGCCGAAGGGATGCTTCATCTGGAACGGCTCGTAGCCGTGGTGACCGGCGGGGGCTTCCGCGCCGTGGCCGAACGGACAGCGTCCGGCCGTTTCAGTCGACGATGACATGAGGTCTCCTAGTGAATTGCTCCGACCGGCGCCGTCAGGTGCCGGGGCTTCTTGTCACCAGTGTGGTCCAGATCACCAGCCGTGCACAGGCGTTACTTCCGCTCAGCGGAAGTGATGTGGTGGCCGCGGGGACCGCCGTCGGCGTTCCCGGTGTTCGGGGCCGCCCGGTGGACCCCGATGAGGGTTTCCAGCGGGATCCGTGCGGTGGCCCGCTCGATTTGGCCGGATATTCCTCTCAGGACCGGAAGGTGCCTGGTCATGGTGGCAGCCTGGGACGTGGGCAGCACCAGGCCGATCGCGGCCCCGATCCTGCCCGTGTGGAAGACCGGGACGGCGATGGAACACGAGCCCAGTCGCACTTCCTCCAAGGTGGTGGCGTAGCCGGTCGCGCGGATCTGGTCCAGTTCCGCGGCGAGTTTCCTGGGGTCGATGTGGGTGTGGGCCGTGGGCCGCTCCAACTCCCGATGAAGGTACGCGTCGCGGACCCAATCCTCCTCGAAGGCCAGGATGACCTTGCCGACGGCGGTGGCGTGCATGGGTAGCCTGCCTCCGACGCGGGATGCCCGGGGGACCCGCTTGGAGCCGTAGACCCTGTCGATGTAGAGCACGTCATGGCCGGCCCGGACCGCCAGGTGCGCAGTCTCGCCGGTCAGCGAGAACAGGTCCTGGACAAACGGCCGGGCGGCGTCGCGCAGCTGCCGTCCGGTGTTTTGGGCAAGTTCCCACAGCCGGATGCCGAGCTGGTACCGTCCGTTGGGCTCGCGCGAGAGGAATCCCCAGTCCGTGAGTTCGTTGACCAGCCGGTGCGCGGTACTCAACGGGAGGCCGGATTTCTCCGCGATGTCCGTCAGGCTCAGTGCGCCGCGGGAGGTCTCAAATGCCTCCAGGATGGCCAACACCTTTGACGTGACGGTGCGTCCGGGGTCGCGGCTGCCGCCTGCCATGGTGACCTCCTCAGTTCCGTGGCGCCCCCAGGGCGTCCGGAATCGAGTCTAGACCGGCATGGACGCCTCAGCGGCTGCTCCCGGTACCTTCGAGGGCGGGCCCGTCCAGCAGGCGCTGCCGCTGCGGCCAGAGGGTCACCGATTCCAGGGCGGACAGGGCCCGCGCGATGGACCGGGCCTCGGCGGTGAACAGGTGGCCATGGACGCGCTGGCTGCAGAGCCGCAGCGCCTGCCCGCGGTCCAGGCCGAACCAGTCCATGACCGTGTCGATGCCGTGTGGGCTGAGCCGCCAGGTCTTGTCCGCATCCTTGACAATGGCGTCCTCGATGGAAAGGGCCTCACTGCGGGAGTCGTGTCCGTCGATGATGTCCAGGATGGCCGGGACCTTCCCGGGATCGTAGCCGCTCGCCGTGAGGATGCCGGCCGCCAGCCGGGCCCCCTCTTTCTCGTGCAGCAGCACCAGGTCCGGCCTCCCGCCGCCCGGGGCGATCGCCTGCAGGACGTCCCCCGGGGGAACCTGCGACCAGCCCACGTCATGGAGCATGATGGCCGGCAGCACGACGCCGGCGTCGGCCTCTGGGTGCGAGTCCAGCAAGGCCCGGGCAAGCCCGAACGCGTAGAGCGTGTGGGCGTCGTTGTCCCGCACCTGGAGAAAAGGGGCCGCGCGGTCCCAGATCGCGGACAGTTGGGGGTCCAGCGCGATCACTCCGTCCGGATCCGCCTGGACACTGTCGGCGACGTCCCGTCCGTAGTGGTTGGCGGCGGCCCTCATTTTCGTCATACCTCCAACAGTGGCCGATAACTGGGCCGGGGCAAGAACAATCTTCCACTCACCGGAACACAGCCGGAAACGCCGCGGGGAGTGCCCGGCCCGGGACCGCGCTGCCCTGTTCGCAGCAGACGGCGGGCGATAAAGTTGTTCTGTGCCTGACTGGCAGGACCCTCCTCCCCTACCGGCCACGTGGCAGCGGTGCGACGACGGCATTCTGCCCCTGTGGTGGGAGCGGCTGTGCTCCCAGACCAGCCCGCAGTCGGCGGCGCTCTTCGCGGCCGGGCTGTTCACCGAGGACCGGCGCCGGCCGATCGCCCAGTGGTACAACCCCGCCTACGACTCCGCGCTCCTGGTGGCCCCTGAGACCTCCGCCGAATGGCCCGTGCAGCGCTTTGGCATCTTCTACGCCCCTCCGCGCGGCGGTTTCACCCGGGTGCACTCCTCGGCGCACGAGTGGCACCCCCGGGAGCCCCGGCAGTCCCCCACGGAGGACGAGGCGTTCCGGGCGGCTGTAGCGGAGGCAGAGCGCTTCCTCCAGGTCGAGATGTTCTTCGTCTAGCACCTGTCATCCCGGGCAAGAAAAAGGGCCCCGCAGCCGGTGAATTACCGGCCGCGGGGCCCGTCCGCTCCTCCTGCTGGACTTGAACCAGCAACCCTTCGATTAACAGTCGAATGCTCTGCCAATTGAGCTAAGGAGGAATGAAGCAGGTATGACATTAGCAAAGGTTTTACCGCTAGGGAAATCGGGGACGGGGTCGGCCGGCTGCCCGCCCGAAGACCGGGCCCGATACCCCCACCGGGTATACAAAAAGTCCCCGTTCCGGTGGGCCGGAACGGGGACTGTGCGCTCCTCCTGCTGGACTTGAACCAGCAACCCTTCGATTAACAGTCGAATGCTCTGCCAATTGAGCTAAGGAGGAATGAAGCGGCTATAAGCCTAGCAAACACCGCGCCGGGAAGTGAAATTGACCGCCGTCGGCGCCCGGCCCGGGAGGCTCAGGAGTCCATCCGGAGCGAGCGCCGCTGCATCTCCAGTTCCATGAGTTCACGGTTGAGCCGCTGAAACTCCTCGGGGTCCGCCGCGGCGTCCAGACGCTGCAGCTGGCCCATCTTGTCCGCCTTGACGCGGGTGATCTGCAGTTCAAACAGCCGGGCCAGGATGTCGCGGCAGTAGCGCTGCACCGCTTCGGCGGTGCTTGCCGGCAGGGGGACGACCGCGAGCTCGGACACCAGCGGCCGGAGCGGCTCCGGGACTTCCTGCAGCAACTGCTCCACCCACCGCGCAGGGTCGCCGATGGACCCCAGCCCGGTGGCCCGGATGGCCTCGTGGATGGCCAGGTACGCCGGGGTGGAGAACCGGGCCTCGGCAAAACGCTGCCAGGTGGCCCCTTCGAGGATGGCCGGCTCCTGCAACACCACTTCGAGCGCCTGGCGTTCCATCGCAGCCACCGGGTCACGCGGGTCCGGCCGGTTGAACGCCGGCAGCGTGGCCGACGGCGGCAGGGGCGCCACACCAGGGGCGGACCCGTGGCCCGGTCCGGCAGGCCGGCCCGGATTCTGGGCGGGGTTCTGGGTGTAGCCTTGTGCAGCGCCTCCGGCCGGGCCCTGGGCGAGGCGTTTGGCTGCGGCGCCGACCGCACGGCTGACCTCCTCGACCGGCATCCCCAGCCAGCCGGCGAGCTCCCGGGCATAGGCCGGCCGGATGCCGGCGTCCCGGATTTGCGCGACCACGGGGGCCGATTCGCGCAGTGCCGCGATCCTGCCCTCCACCGTGTCCAGGTTGTGCCGCCGCAGGGTGGCGCGGATGGCGAATTCGAACAGCGGGCGGCGGGTTCCGATCAGATCCCGGACGGCTGAGTCGCCTTTGGCCTGGCGCAGCTCGCAGGGGTCGGCTCCGCCGGGTTCCACCGCGACGTAGGTTTGCGCCACGAAGCGCTGGTCCTCTTCGAAGGCGCGCAGGGCGGCCTTCTGACCCGCGGCGTCGCCGTCGAAGGTGAAGATCACCTCTCCCCCGCTGCCGTCGTCGGAGAGCAGCCGGCGGGCGATCTTGATGTGATCGGTGCCGAACGCTGTGCCGCAGGTGGCGACCGCCGTGGTCACGCCGGCCAGGTGGCAGGCCATCACGTCGGTGTAGCCCTCCACCACCACCAGCTGGCGTTCCTTGGCGATGTTCCGCTTGGCGAGGTCGATCCCGTAGAGGACCTGGGACTTCTTGTAGAGCGCGGTCTCCGGGGTGTTCAAGTATTTGGGGCCCTGGTCGTCCTCATAGAGTTTGCGGGCGCCGAAGCCGATGGTGTCCCCGGCGATGTCGCGGATGGGCCAGATCAGGCGTCCACGGAACCGGTCATAGATGCCCCGGCCGCCTTCGCTAAACATGCCGGTGAGTTTGAGCTCCGGGTCGGTGTACCCGCGGCCGCGGAGGTGTTTGAGCAGCGAGTCCCAGCCCTGCGGGGCATAGCCGACGCCGAACTGCTCTGCCGCGGCCCGGTCGAAACCGCGGCCGTAGAGGAAGTTCCGGCCTTCGGTGGCGCCCGGTGTGAGCAGCTGGGCGCGGAAGAACTCGTCGGCGATCTTGTGCGCGTCGAGCAGGCGCTGGCGGCGGCCGATTTCCTCGCGGTTGGGGCCGGAGCCACCGTCCTCAAACCGCAGTTCGTAGCCGATCCGGGCGGCGAGCTTCTCCACGGCCTCGTGGAAGGTGCTGTGGTCCAGTTTCTGGACGAAGGAGATAACGTCGCCGTCCTCGCCGCAGCCGAAGCAGTGGTAGCGGCCCACCTGGGGTCGCACCGTGAACGAGGGCGAGCGCTCATCATGGAAGGGGCACAGGCCCTTGAAGGATCCCAGCCCGGCGCCCTTAAGGGTCACGTAGCCGTCGACGACTTCCTTGATGTCGGTGCGCTGGCGCACTTCGTCGATATCTTCACGTTTGATCAGGCCGGCCACAGAGCCATCCTAGTACCCGGGTACGACGCCGGACGGCGGCCTATGGCGGCCATCACCGGCGCCGTCACCACAGCGACGGCAGGCTGCCGACGAGCCGTTCGTACATGGCCAGCGCGGAGCCGTCCGTCAGCGAGGCGACCTGGTCAATGACAACCCGCAGCCGGGCGGAATCGTCCGCCGCGGCGCGCCAGTCGGCGGCGAACATCGGCTCCAGGTGGCGGTCGCCGGAGGCGTTGAGCGCGGTCACCAGCGCGTGCAGGACCTCGCGCTGGCGTTCGTAGATCGGCTGCCGGTGTTCGGTGGTCATCACAAAAGTGGTGGCCAGGCCCTTCATCACGGCGATCTCCATCACGGTCTCGTCCGGGACGATGAGTTCGGCGTTGTAGCGGGTGAGGTTTTCCGGACCGTAGACGGCCCGGGTGGTCTCCAGCGCGCTCTGGCAGAACCGGCCGATCAGCTGGCTGGTCATGTCTTTCAGGGCGGCCATGGCCTTCCGGCTGCCGTCGGCCTCGCGCACCCAGACACTGGTGGCCTCCAGCCGTGCGAGGGCGGCGTCGATGGCGGCCGGGTCGTTGTGCGGCAGGTACCACTGCTTGGCGTAGCCCACCACCCGGGCGCGGTGGTCCGGGTTGTCCATCCAGCGCAGCTGGAAGTGCCCGGCAACGATCGCGTCCTCGACGTCGTGCACCGAGTAGGAGATGTCGTCCGCGAGGTCCATAACCTGCGCTTCGAGGCAGGAGCGGCGCTCGGGGGCGCCTTCCCGGATCCAGTCGAAAATGGGCAGGTCGTCCTGGTAGGCGCCGAACTTGCTGGTGCGCTGGCCGTGGATCACCGGGGCATTCTCCGCCGACCAGGGGTACTTCGCGGCGGCGTCGAGGCTGGCACGGGTCAGGTTGAGGCCGGCGGGTGTGCCGTCGGCGGCGAGGACCTTGGGCTCGAGCCGGGTCAGCAGGCGCAGGGTCTGGGCGTTGCCCTCAAAACCGCCGATCGCATGCGCGACCTCGTTCAGGGCCGACTCACCGTTGTGGCCGAACGGCGGGTGCCCCAGGTCGTGGCTGAGGCAGGCGGTATCCACCACATCGGGGTCGCAGCCCAGGGCACGGCCGAGCTCGCGGCCCACCTGGGCCACCTCGAGGC harbors:
- a CDS encoding HD domain-containing protein is translated as MTKMRAAANHYGRDVADSVQADPDGVIALDPQLSAIWDRAAPFLQVRDNDAHTLYAFGLARALLDSHPEADAGVVLPAIMLHDVGWSQVPPGDVLQAIAPGGGRPDLVLLHEKEGARLAAGILTASGYDPGKVPAILDIIDGHDSRSEALSIEDAIVKDADKTWRLSPHGIDTVMDWFGLDRGQALRLCSQRVHGHLFTAEARSIARALSALESVTLWPQRQRLLDGPALEGTGSSR
- a CDS encoding deoxyguanosinetriphosphate triphosphohydrolase, whose translation is MAETRTTAPVLDGYVDRDCARWVEEPPKSTYRSDFERDRARVLHSSALRRLGAKTQVVAPDTDDFVRTRLTHSLEVAQVGRELGRALGCDPDVVDTACLSHDLGHPPFGHNGESALNEVAHAIGGFEGNAQTLRLLTRLEPKVLAADGTPAGLNLTRASLDAAAKYPWSAENAPVIHGQRTSKFGAYQDDLPIFDWIREGAPERRSCLEAQVMDLADDISYSVHDVEDAIVAGHFQLRWMDNPDHRARVVGYAKQWYLPHNDPAAIDAALARLEATSVWVREADGSRKAMAALKDMTSQLIGRFCQSALETTRAVYGPENLTRYNAELIVPDETVMEIAVMKGLATTFVMTTEHRQPIYERQREVLHALVTALNASGDRHLEPMFAADWRAAADDSARLRVVIDQVASLTDGSALAMYERLVGSLPSLW
- a CDS encoding IclR family transcriptional regulator, which gives rise to MAGGSRDPGRTVTSKVLAILEAFETSRGALSLTDIAEKSGLPLSTAHRLVNELTDWGFLSREPNGRYQLGIRLWELAQNTGRQLRDAARPFVQDLFSLTGETAHLAVRAGHDVLYIDRVYGSKRVPRASRVGGRLPMHATAVGKVILAFEEDWVRDAYLHRELERPTAHTHIDPRKLAAELDQIRATGYATTLEEVRLGSCSIAVPVFHTGRIGAAIGLVLPTSQAATMTRHLPVLRGISGQIERATARIPLETLIGVHRAAPNTGNADGGPRGHHITSAERK
- a CDS encoding cytochrome P450, yielding MSSSTETAGRCPFGHGAEAPAGHHGYEPFQMKHPFGAYAELRAEQPVMFDERTGLYVVSRYDDIKAVFEDWETFSSENAQAPVRERGAAAKKIMEDGGFTAYSGLSARRPPEHTRIRAVVQKAFTPRRYKALEPFIRQNVVGLLETMLSRAEQRGDMVKDLAYDVPTITILTLIGADVSQVDTFKRWSDSRAAMTWGDLSDEEQIPHAHNLVEYWQECLRLVRVAHEEGGDNLTADLVKAQQDGAEISDHEIASVLYSLLFAGHETTTTLISNALRELLARPEQWNQLVEDPKKIPAAIDEVLRYAGSIVGWRRKALKDTEVGGVAIEKGSQLLLLMGSANRDETKFDAGEDFDITRPNAREHLSFGFGIHYCLGNMLAKLQAKIALEEVARLAPGLQLEHPEAIAFRENLSFRVPETVPVSWKA
- the dnaG gene encoding DNA primase, translating into MAGLIKREDIDEVRQRTDIKEVVDGYVTLKGAGLGSFKGLCPFHDERSPSFTVRPQVGRYHCFGCGEDGDVISFVQKLDHSTFHEAVEKLAARIGYELRFEDGGSGPNREEIGRRQRLLDAHKIADEFFRAQLLTPGATEGRNFLYGRGFDRAAAEQFGVGYAPQGWDSLLKHLRGRGYTDPELKLTGMFSEGGRGIYDRFRGRLIWPIRDIAGDTIGFGARKLYEDDQGPKYLNTPETALYKKSQVLYGIDLAKRNIAKERQLVVVEGYTDVMACHLAGVTTAVATCGTAFGTDHIKIARRLLSDDGSGGEVIFTFDGDAAGQKAALRAFEEDQRFVAQTYVAVEPGGADPCELRQAKGDSAVRDLIGTRRPLFEFAIRATLRRHNLDTVEGRIAALRESAPVVAQIRDAGIRPAYARELAGWLGMPVEEVSRAVGAAAKRLAQGPAGGAAQGYTQNPAQNPGRPAGPGHGSAPGVAPLPPSATLPAFNRPDPRDPVAAMERQALEVVLQEPAILEGATWQRFAEARFSTPAYLAIHEAIRATGLGSIGDPARWVEQLLQEVPEPLRPLVSELAVVPLPASTAEAVQRYCRDILARLFELQITRVKADKMGQLQRLDAAADPEEFQRLNRELMELEMQRRSLRMDS